The Dioscorea cayenensis subsp. rotundata cultivar TDr96_F1 chromosome 8, TDr96_F1_v2_PseudoChromosome.rev07_lg8_w22 25.fasta, whole genome shotgun sequence genome segment tgtattttttttaaaaaaataaaataaaataaaataaaagaaatggtttattaaaagagaagaatcaCACGACATGAATATTAAAGAATACTTCTTTGCATGTGAAGATACTTGCaagcaagatttttttttttttttagagttgtTGACGTTGATGTTGCATTTTGTGCTCAGGAACGCCCGGATAATTGGCGAGACAATGCTTTTTATGCTCAGCAAACATTTGCTCAAGTGGCAACTGAGATTTCAAAGTTTGAGCTAGTCACTGTGTGTGTTAGTTCTCAACAGGTAGTACTTCTTTTCATActtatgtttaatgttttttttaatgttcaaaagataaaagatTGGTTTTGTTGTTTCTAAGTTctgacatttatttatttatttctgatAACTGTTGACTCTAGTATTTAAATGGATATGAGCGGTTGAGGGGTTTGGCTAATGTCAGTGTGGTGGAGATGAGTACTAATGATGCCTGGCTCCGTGATACAGGACCTACTGTGAGCTTggtttcttctctctctctttgtgcATGATGCTTTGGCATATCCATCTGTTAATTATTTTTGGTGTAGTTTGTTGTGCATGATGGGAAGTCAAGttcaaaacaccaaaaaaatcaagttgCTGGCATTGATTGGACCTTTAATTGCTGGGGTGGTAAGCTCTTCAGATTGTTTTGTCCTTTTTTCGTTACCAATTTGGTAggataacaaatatttaatttattcttgACTGTTCTCTGTCTGTGTTGGAAAACTTAGATTATAAAGGCTGATGTAGAAACTGAAAATGGTCTATTAATAGGTCATTATGATCCAGGCTCAATGGAAAATGATCTATTGTTGTTTCTTAGGTGTTTTTCGTTGTTGAATTAATGTCTGATAATATTTTACTGACTATTAGATTTGTGTTTGTACTTTTGAATACACAATGGTTCTGATTAGGAAAATTTTGACTAATACAAAAGTATGTCATGGTTCTTTCTGTTTCAGTTATATCTGAGGTGACATCATATAATGCATGGggagaattaatttaattttggtgATTTTCAGGACCAGAGGAGGGTTGTTACAGTGACTGGAGTCTTGATGTTCATGTTGCAAAAAAGGTCAGTTAAGTATGTTGAGAAGTTGAAAGgttgtttttttgtctttttttgttgttttgttttgttttgttttattatcattattattattatgttgtttgaATTTTCTTGTTTAGGTTTTGGAATTGGAGAGATCGCCTCGGTTTCTAAATCCAATGGTTTTGGAGGGTGGGAGCATTCATGTAGACGGAGAAGGTTATGTATTGTGACCAATGACAATTTCTAATGGTGTTTTGGGTTGCGCacttcaattaatttttatttgttaatatttaaattttctggTATCTTTAAGTATGTCTTTAAGCAAACTTATGCAGCCTTGCGTGCAATTGAgctaaaaagataaatttgttttgtatttttctttctgCTTGCATCTAATTCATTGTCTTTTTGTGTTATACATTTACTTTCCTGCCCTTGAAACTGTCATCtttgttgttttatatttttccttCCAATTGGTCTTCATTATCAAATTGGGCTTCGCCATAATGGAACTTTTTGATAGCCCCTTTTGATGCTGTTGAAATTTAATTTCCCCCTATCTTCAGGTGTCCTTAAAAGTTTACTGCTTTTACTTGAGTTGCCTtttgatgattggccttgaatTATAAGatcatattttctttatatCTAACTTGCGTTTGCCCCATACTGACTATCAGCTTATCTATGCAAGATTTATATGTCTAATTTGGTTATACTAATGAATTTTctggggaatttttttttcaagtattaTGCATTTAAATCTTCTCGCCATTTAATGTCTCATCTAAATTTATTACTAATGCTTTTaagtttgttttgttattaaCCACAACAGGTACTTGCATTACAACTGAAGAGTGCTTATTGAATCCAAATAGGAATCCACATATGACTAAGGAAGAAATTGAGAATGAGTTGATGTGTTATCTTGGAGTTGAAAAAATCATTTGGTTGCCCAGAGGACTCTATGGTAATTCCACACTGCTCTTGTTATATATTAGTATGGTTTTACTAAGTTGAGCTTTTTGTTTCGGGATAACAACTTGGCTGTTTTGAGAAACTCTGCACactttttgaattatttattggCTCTGTGCCCTTAAGCCCTAAACCCGTAATATTGCTATAGTGGATTATCCTAGTCAGATTTTGATGCAAGAAAATCTAACTGGGATAAAATATAAGCTTATGTAGAATGAGTTTACAATGCAAATTCATCTGCCACCATGCAATGTCAGTCAATCAGCAATTCTATATATTTgcaaaattcttttttattctgCATTTTTTATGATTAGCATGATAGTTTTTCAGTTAGTTATACTCCACCAAACAGCActgtttctatttaataattGCAAAAGAGGATGGAAAAATGTGTAGGACAGGTAATTCTTGATCTGCCACATCTTCGAagctttacaaaaataaaaaataaaaaataaaaaataaattcaaaccaTATTTAGATTTCCTTTCTGCCTAGCTTTCTATGTTCCTTCTTGATTGGGTTTGACTTTTTAGGTGCAATTGAATTGCATATTAGTCCCTTCCTTGGTTTTGACTGATATTGCTCTTACTCCTGTGTGTAGGTGATGATGATACCAATGGTCATGTTGATAATATGTGCTGTTTTGTGAAGCCTGGGATGGTGCTTTTGTCATGGACTGATGATGAATCAGATCCTCAATATGAAA includes the following:
- the LOC120266996 gene encoding agmatine deiminase-like isoform X1; this encodes MTKDLERNPVLQGYRMPAEWEPHSQCWMGWPERPDNWRDNAFYAQQTFAQVATEISKFELVTVCVSSQQYLNGYERLRGLANVSVVEMSTNDAWLRDTGPTVSLFVVHDGKSSSKHQKNQVAGIDWTFNCWGGPEEGCYSDWSLDVHVAKKVLELERSPRFLNPMVLEGGSIHVDGEGTCITTEECLLNPNRNPHMTKEEIENELMCYLGVEKIIWLPRGLYGDDDTNGHVDNMCCFVKPGMVLLSWTDDESDPQYERSLEAISVLSSTTDAKGRKLSVIKLHVPGPLYMTEDEAKGVDNSGNAKPRLVGTRLAASYVNFYIANGGIIAPAFGDEKWDKEAYQVLSSVFPDHEVVMIDSAREICLGGGNIHCITQQQPAPRIIKE
- the LOC120266996 gene encoding agmatine deiminase-like isoform X2; amino-acid sequence: MTKDLERNPVLQGYRMPAEWEPHSQCWMGWPERPDNWRDNAFYAQQTFAQVATEISKFELVTVCVSSQQYLNGYERLRGLANVSVVEMSTNDAWLRDTGPTFVVHDGKSSSKHQKNQVAGIDWTFNCWGGPEEGCYSDWSLDVHVAKKVLELERSPRFLNPMVLEGGSIHVDGEGTCITTEECLLNPNRNPHMTKEEIENELMCYLGVEKIIWLPRGLYGDDDTNGHVDNMCCFVKPGMVLLSWTDDESDPQYERSLEAISVLSSTTDAKGRKLSVIKLHVPGPLYMTEDEAKGVDNSGNAKPRLVGTRLAASYVNFYIANGGIIAPAFGDEKWDKEAYQVLSSVFPDHEVVMIDSAREICLGGGNIHCITQQQPAPRIIKE